The following are from one region of the Sphingomonas sp. J315 genome:
- a CDS encoding DUF885 family protein: MRRRSFVQSIGAAALATSIPATARAAGEAKAGAGDAALRTLLDRIFNDRLTESPEGATALGLDTGKNAALKSQLSGRSAADEARDLARAKRELAAIKAIDPATLGENARLDYDVVTYQLERSVAGREKFTYGSAGGRYAPYRLSQLTGAYQDVPDFLDNQHRVKDAVDADAYLARLEAFATVLDQESERQRADAARGVFAPDYVLDTTLKQFASLRDKAASETGMVTGFKAKLETAKLPPERVAQAEKVVVEKVFPALDRQRALITELRGKATHDAGVWRLPDGAAYYTAAAEAATTTRLTGDEIHRIGLEQVAEISARIDTILKAQGITNGAVGARLVALNERPDQLFPNTDPGREALLEALRAQVKAMEKRLPEQFATLPKAPVEVRRVPPAIQAGAPGGYYQAATLDGSRPGIYYINLRDTFDRPKFGLATLSYHEAVPGHHLQVMLSLESQDIPLIRRRGGFSGYSEGWALYTEQLADEMGMYEGDPLGQVGYLQSLLFRATRLVVDSGMHAKRWSREKATDYFIATTGIARGRSQGEIDRYTVWPGQACSYKIGHTVWVELRDEAKAKAGDKWDPRHFHDVLRKGAMPLDVLKRVVRSRMG; encoded by the coding sequence CTGCGCCGCCGTTCGTTCGTCCAGTCCATCGGCGCGGCAGCGCTGGCCACCAGCATTCCGGCCACTGCGCGCGCGGCGGGTGAGGCCAAGGCGGGGGCAGGAGATGCGGCGCTGCGCACGCTGCTCGACCGGATCTTCAACGACCGGCTGACCGAGAGCCCCGAGGGGGCGACCGCGCTGGGGCTGGATACCGGAAAGAATGCCGCGCTCAAGTCGCAGCTGTCCGGGCGGAGTGCGGCCGATGAGGCGCGCGATCTGGCGCGGGCGAAGCGCGAGCTGGCGGCGATCAAGGCGATCGATCCGGCGACGTTGGGTGAGAATGCGCGGCTGGACTATGACGTGGTCACCTACCAGCTTGAGCGCAGCGTCGCGGGGCGGGAGAAGTTCACCTATGGATCGGCGGGCGGGCGATATGCGCCCTATCGGCTGAGCCAGCTGACCGGTGCGTACCAGGATGTCCCCGATTTCCTCGACAACCAGCACCGGGTGAAGGATGCGGTCGACGCCGACGCCTATCTCGCGCGGCTGGAGGCGTTTGCGACGGTACTCGATCAGGAAAGTGAGCGGCAGCGAGCCGACGCCGCGCGTGGGGTGTTCGCGCCCGACTATGTGCTCGACACGACGCTCAAGCAGTTCGCATCGCTGCGCGACAAGGCGGCGAGCGAGACCGGGATGGTCACCGGATTCAAGGCGAAGCTGGAGACCGCCAAGCTTCCGCCCGAGCGGGTGGCGCAGGCCGAGAAGGTCGTCGTAGAAAAGGTTTTCCCCGCGCTCGATCGCCAGCGTGCATTGATCACCGAACTGCGCGGCAAGGCCACGCACGACGCGGGCGTGTGGCGGCTGCCCGATGGCGCGGCCTATTACACCGCAGCGGCAGAGGCGGCGACGACCACGCGGCTTACGGGCGACGAGATCCACCGCATCGGGCTGGAGCAGGTTGCGGAGATCAGCGCGCGGATCGACACGATCCTGAAGGCGCAGGGCATCACGAATGGCGCCGTAGGCGCGCGGCTGGTCGCGCTCAACGAGCGGCCTGATCAGCTGTTCCCCAACACCGATCCGGGCCGCGAGGCGCTGCTTGAGGCGCTCCGCGCGCAGGTGAAGGCGATGGAGAAGCGCCTTCCCGAACAGTTCGCGACCCTGCCCAAGGCCCCGGTCGAGGTGCGCCGCGTGCCGCCGGCGATCCAGGCGGGGGCACCGGGCGGCTATTATCAGGCCGCGACGCTCGATGGCTCGCGCCCCGGCATCTATTACATCAACCTGCGCGACACGTTCGACCGGCCCAAATTCGGGCTGGCGACGCTGAGCTATCACGAAGCGGTGCCGGGACATCATCTTCAGGTGATGCTGTCGCTCGAATCGCAGGATATTCCGCTGATCCGCCGTCGTGGCGGGTTCAGCGGCTATAGCGAGGGCTGGGCGCTCTACACCGAGCAGCTGGCGGACGAGATGGGGATGTATGAAGGCGATCCGCTGGGGCAGGTCGGCTATCTCCAGTCGCTGCTGTTCCGCGCGACGCGGCTGGTGGTCGACAGCGGCATGCATGCCAAGCGCTGGAGCCGCGAGAAAGCGACCGACTATTTCATCGCGACCACCGGCATCGCGCGCGGCCGCAGCCAGGGCGAGATCGATCGCTACACCGTCTGGCCGGGGCAAGCGTGCAGCTACAAGATCGGCCACACCGTGTGGGTCGAGCTGCGCGATGAGGCCAAGGCGAAGGCCGGGGACAAATGGGACCCGCGCCACTTCCACGACGTGCTGCGCAAGGGCGCGATGCCGCTTGATGTGCTGAAGCGCGTGGTGCGGAGCCGGATGGGGTAG
- a CDS encoding cation:proton antiporter, producing MALDLSNSGFSDALVILGAAGIVIPAFTRFRISPVIGFILVGALVGPAGLGQLVSQFPWLFYFTITDPHSIEPFAEFGIILLLFSIGLELSFKRLWTLRGLVFGVGVAELLGAALLIGVGLYAMGQAWSGALGLGLALALSSTALVLPIAGTTSPVGKSAFAMLLFEDLALVPIVFLLGALAPAAGDAAFGDFMMTLLRGGIVVAVLFIGGRFFLPRLFAQAARTKSPELFLAASLLVVIAASLATTVVGLSPIVGALLAGVLIAETDYHSEVEVITAPFKGLALGVFLITVGMRLDLRMIMQDWALLLAAIIGVMAIKVGVTIALLKLSGARTGTAAEAGVLMASPSETTLIVLGVAAAAGLIQPSTAAFWTTVTAIGLTITPLLATAGRYAARKIEERDPTLDEASNPDIVPGGTVVIGFGRVGRTVADMLRAHDKPYVAVDADIDGVAAARREGYSVMFGDVSRSELVDRLSLGHAKALILTMDDPVLTVRLTRRVRSWVPDIPIIARARDAAHAAELYKAGATDAVPETLESSLQLAEAALVDLGVAVGPVIASIHEKRDEMRKSIKEAAGLEREPRIRRVRQKEAEA from the coding sequence ATGGCCCTAGACCTGTCCAACAGCGGTTTCAGCGACGCGCTCGTCATCCTCGGCGCCGCGGGGATCGTCATCCCGGCCTTCACCCGTTTCCGGATCAGCCCGGTGATCGGCTTCATCCTGGTCGGCGCCTTGGTCGGGCCGGCGGGACTGGGACAGTTGGTCAGCCAGTTTCCCTGGCTCTTCTATTTCACCATCACCGACCCGCATTCGATCGAGCCCTTCGCGGAGTTCGGCATCATCCTGCTGCTGTTCTCGATCGGGCTGGAGCTGTCGTTCAAGCGATTGTGGACGTTGCGCGGGCTGGTGTTCGGCGTGGGCGTGGCGGAGTTGCTCGGTGCGGCATTGCTGATCGGCGTCGGGCTGTATGCGATGGGTCAGGCGTGGTCCGGCGCGCTGGGTCTTGGCCTTGCGCTCGCTTTGTCCTCGACCGCGCTGGTCTTGCCGATTGCGGGGACCACCAGTCCGGTGGGCAAATCCGCCTTCGCGATGCTGTTGTTCGAGGATCTGGCGCTGGTCCCCATCGTCTTTCTGCTCGGCGCGCTGGCTCCGGCGGCGGGCGACGCGGCGTTCGGCGACTTCATGATGACCCTGTTGCGTGGCGGGATCGTGGTCGCGGTGCTGTTCATCGGCGGCCGCTTTTTCTTGCCCCGTCTGTTCGCTCAGGCCGCACGGACCAAGTCGCCCGAATTGTTCCTTGCGGCCAGTCTGCTGGTCGTGATCGCCGCCAGCCTCGCCACGACCGTGGTCGGCCTGTCGCCGATCGTCGGGGCGCTGCTCGCGGGCGTGCTGATCGCCGAAACCGACTATCACAGCGAGGTTGAGGTGATCACCGCGCCGTTCAAGGGGCTGGCGCTCGGCGTGTTCCTGATCACCGTCGGCATGCGGCTCGACCTGCGCATGATCATGCAGGACTGGGCACTGCTGCTCGCCGCGATCATCGGCGTGATGGCGATCAAGGTTGGCGTCACCATTGCACTGCTCAAACTGTCGGGCGCGCGCACCGGGACCGCAGCCGAAGCGGGCGTGCTGATGGCGAGCCCGTCAGAAACCACGCTGATCGTGCTCGGCGTTGCCGCAGCGGCGGGATTGATCCAGCCCTCGACCGCCGCCTTCTGGACCACCGTCACCGCGATCGGCCTGACGATCACGCCGCTGCTCGCTACCGCGGGCCGCTATGCCGCGCGCAAGATCGAGGAGCGCGATCCGACGCTGGACGAGGCGTCGAACCCCGACATTGTTCCGGGCGGCACGGTGGTGATCGGCTTTGGCCGCGTCGGGCGCACCGTCGCCGACATGCTGCGCGCGCATGACAAACCCTATGTCGCGGTCGACGCCGATATCGATGGCGTCGCGGCGGCCCGGCGTGAGGGCTATTCGGTGATGTTCGGCGACGTATCCCGCAGCGAGCTGGTGGATCGGCTGAGCCTCGGCCATGCCAAGGCGCTGATCCTGACCATGGACGACCCCGTGCTGACGGTGCGCCTCACCCGCCGTGTGCGCAGTTGGGTCCCCGACATCCCGATCATCGCCCGCGCGCGCGACGCGGCCCACGCCGCCGAGCTCTACAAGGCCGGCGCAACCGACGCAGTGCCGGAAACGCTCGAAAGCTCGCTGCAATTGGCGGAGGCGGCACTCGTCGACCTAGGCGTCGCAGTCGGCCCGGTGATCGCGTCGATCCACGAAAAGCGCGACGAGATGCGCAAGTCGATCAAGGAAGCCGCAGGACTGGAACGCGAACCGCGCATCCGGCGCGTGCGACAGAAGGAGGCGGAGGCCTAG
- a CDS encoding FAD-dependent oxidoreductase gives MRYDICVAGGGPAGMMAGLLFARAGLKTVVLEKHGDFLRDFRGDTVHPSTLNLFDELGLLDAMLARPHDRVERIGAVVGGQEYRIADFRHLPGRGRFIAMMPQWEFLDFVADAARSFPTFELRMNARVDGLVERDDRVEGVRLAGGETVEARLVIAADGRGSVLRAAAGLPLRDLGAPIDVFWFRVPKARTPDNRTQGYIDRGEMIVAIDRGDYFQGARAIAKGGAEAVRARGIADFRADVAATAPVMAEGIDALAGWDDIKLLSVSLDRLERWSRPGLLAIGDAAHAMSPVAGVGINLAIQDAVAAANILAAPMVRAADPDPLLPQVRQRRMFPVRVIQAMQRLAHERVIGAALRGTLRPPAALRLLDRVSLLQRIPARVIGLGLRREHIRSPRSN, from the coding sequence ATGCGGTACGATATATGTGTGGCGGGCGGCGGCCCGGCGGGGATGATGGCTGGGCTATTGTTCGCGCGCGCCGGATTGAAGACGGTCGTGCTGGAAAAGCATGGCGACTTCCTGCGCGATTTTCGCGGGGATACGGTTCACCCGTCAACGCTGAACCTGTTCGATGAACTGGGGCTGCTCGACGCGATGCTGGCGCGACCGCATGACCGGGTCGAGCGGATCGGCGCGGTGGTCGGTGGGCAAGAGTATCGCATCGCCGATTTCCGCCATTTGCCGGGTCGTGGCCGGTTCATCGCGATGATGCCGCAATGGGAGTTTCTGGACTTTGTCGCCGATGCGGCGCGCAGCTTTCCGACGTTCGAACTGCGGATGAACGCGCGGGTCGATGGGCTGGTCGAGCGCGATGACCGGGTCGAAGGCGTGCGGCTGGCGGGTGGCGAGACGGTCGAGGCGCGGCTGGTGATCGCGGCGGACGGGCGCGGATCAGTGCTGCGCGCTGCGGCGGGGCTGCCGCTACGCGATCTGGGGGCGCCGATCGACGTTTTCTGGTTCCGCGTGCCGAAGGCGCGGACCCCCGACAACCGGACCCAAGGCTATATCGACCGGGGCGAGATGATCGTCGCGATCGATCGTGGCGACTATTTTCAGGGCGCGCGGGCGATCGCCAAGGGTGGCGCGGAAGCCGTGCGGGCGCGCGGGATCGCCGACTTCCGTGCTGACGTCGCCGCGACGGCGCCGGTGATGGCAGAGGGGATCGATGCGTTAGCCGGATGGGACGACATCAAGCTGCTCAGCGTGTCGCTGGACCGGCTTGAGCGCTGGTCGCGCCCCGGTCTTCTCGCAATCGGTGACGCTGCGCATGCAATGTCACCGGTGGCGGGCGTCGGGATCAACCTCGCCATTCAGGACGCGGTTGCCGCCGCCAATATTCTCGCCGCGCCGATGGTGCGTGCAGCGGACCCCGATCCGCTGCTGCCGCAGGTCCGGCAGCGGCGGATGTTCCCGGTCCGGGTGATTCAGGCGATGCAGCGACTGGCGCATGAGCGCGTGATCGGCGCGGCGCTGCGCGGAACGCTGCGACCACCCGCCGCGCTGCGCCTGCTTGACCGTGTGTCGCTGCTGCAGCGCATTCCAGCGCGGGTTATCGGGTTGGGCCTGCGGCGCGAGCATATCCGGTCGCCGCGCTCGAACTGA
- a CDS encoding NADP-dependent isocitrate dehydrogenase, whose protein sequence is MAKIKVKNPVVEIDGDEMTRIIWEWIRERLIKPYLDIDLKYYDLGVEKRDETNDQITIDAANAIKQYGVGVKCATITPDEQRVEEFNLKEMWKSPNGTIRNILGGVVFREPIVISNVPRLIPGWTKPIVVGRHAFGDQYRATDFKVPGAGKLRLVFEGADGQVIDREVFNFPGSGVAMAMYNLDDSIRDFARASFNYGLNLGWPVYLSTKNTILKAYDGRFKDLFQEVFETEGFAEKFKDAGIVYEHRLIDDMVASALKWSGEFVWACKNYDGDVQSDQVAQGFGSLGLMTSVLLSPDGKTVEAEAAHGTVTRHYRQHQQGKATSTNPIASIFAWTGGLKFRGKFDDTPEVTKFAETLERVCIQTVESGKMTKDLALLIGPDQPWMTTEQFFEAIRQNLETEMATWA, encoded by the coding sequence ATGGCGAAGATCAAGGTGAAGAACCCAGTCGTCGAGATCGACGGCGACGAAATGACCCGGATTATCTGGGAATGGATCCGTGAACGCCTGATCAAGCCGTACCTCGACATCGACCTGAAATATTACGATCTCGGCGTCGAGAAGCGCGACGAGACCAACGACCAGATCACGATCGACGCCGCTAACGCGATCAAGCAATACGGCGTCGGTGTGAAGTGCGCGACGATCACCCCCGACGAGCAGCGCGTCGAGGAATTCAACCTCAAGGAAATGTGGAAGTCGCCCAACGGCACGATCCGCAACATCCTGGGCGGCGTGGTTTTCCGCGAGCCGATCGTGATCAGCAACGTGCCGCGCCTGATCCCCGGCTGGACCAAGCCGATCGTCGTCGGTCGTCACGCATTCGGCGACCAGTATCGCGCGACCGACTTCAAGGTCCCCGGCGCCGGAAAGCTGCGCCTCGTCTTCGAGGGTGCCGACGGCCAGGTCATCGACCGGGAGGTGTTCAATTTCCCCGGTTCGGGTGTCGCGATGGCGATGTACAATCTCGACGATTCGATCCGCGATTTCGCGCGCGCATCGTTCAACTACGGCCTCAACCTCGGGTGGCCGGTCTATCTGTCGACGAAGAACACCATCCTCAAGGCCTATGACGGGCGCTTCAAGGACCTGTTCCAGGAAGTGTTCGAGACCGAAGGCTTTGCCGAGAAGTTCAAGGACGCCGGCATCGTCTATGAGCATCGCCTGATCGACGACATGGTCGCGTCGGCGCTCAAGTGGAGCGGCGAGTTCGTGTGGGCGTGCAAGAATTACGACGGCGACGTCCAGTCGGATCAGGTCGCACAGGGCTTCGGCTCGCTCGGCCTGATGACCTCGGTCCTGCTCTCGCCCGACGGCAAGACGGTCGAGGCGGAAGCGGCGCACGGCACCGTCACCCGCCACTATCGCCAGCATCAGCAGGGCAAGGCGACCTCGACAAACCCGATCGCGTCGATCTTCGCATGGACCGGCGGCCTCAAGTTCCGCGGCAAGTTCGACGACACGCCCGAAGTGACCAAGTTCGCCGAAACGCTGGAGCGCGTCTGCATCCAGACCGTCGAGAGCGGCAAGATGACCAAGGACCTCGCGCTGCTGATCGGCCCGGACCAGCCGTGGATGACCACCGAGCAGTTCTTCGAGGCGATCCGCCAGAACCTCGAAACCGAGATGGCGACCTGGGCGTAA
- a CDS encoding phosphatidylserine decarboxylase: protein MSSLETPPAVTNTVKWRFPSVHPEGRKYVLISAAITTLFLFAIWDELGFALIGLTIWVAAFFRDPIRVTPQGEGMIISPADGLVTMIERVPVPREIAGPEGLNETTRVRVSIFMSVFDVHINRTPMAGTIRQVVYIAGKFLNADLDKASEENERQHFVMETHDGTRVGFTQIAGLVARRIVTFVKPGDIVASGQRFGLIRFGSRVDVFLPDDYAPQVALGQRCLAGETLVGLKGGRAAEGVAQ from the coding sequence ATGTCCTCACTCGAAACCCCGCCCGCCGTCACCAACACCGTCAAGTGGCGCTTCCCCTCGGTCCATCCGGAGGGTCGCAAATATGTGCTGATCTCTGCGGCGATCACCACGCTGTTCCTCTTCGCGATCTGGGACGAGCTTGGATTTGCGCTGATTGGCCTGACTATCTGGGTTGCCGCCTTCTTCCGCGACCCAATCCGCGTGACCCCGCAGGGGGAGGGGATGATCATCTCGCCCGCCGATGGTTTGGTGACGATGATCGAGCGGGTGCCGGTGCCGCGGGAAATCGCCGGGCCGGAAGGGTTGAACGAAACGACCCGTGTGCGCGTTTCGATCTTCATGTCCGTATTCGACGTCCATATCAACCGCACCCCGATGGCCGGGACGATCCGCCAGGTCGTCTATATCGCGGGCAAGTTCCTCAACGCCGATCTTGACAAGGCAAGCGAGGAAAATGAGCGCCAGCATTTCGTGATGGAGACGCATGACGGAACCCGTGTCGGATTTACGCAGATCGCGGGCCTCGTCGCGCGCCGCATCGTGACTTTCGTCAAGCCAGGCGACATCGTCGCGTCGGGGCAACGTTTCGGCCTGATCCGCTTTGGCAGCCGGGTCGACGTGTTCCTGCCCGACGATTATGCGCCCCAGGTCGCGCTTGGCCAGCGTTGCCTTGCCGGCGAGACGCTCGTCGGGCTCAAGGGCGGACGCGCGGCAGAGGGCGTCGCCCAGTGA
- the pssA gene encoding CDP-diacylglycerol--serine O-phosphatidyltransferase, with protein sequence MSLRPRPLRRGIPLRAIAPNAITALALCSGLTGVRYAISENWERAVLMILIAALLDGIDGQVARMVRGESRFGAELDSLSDAISFGVAPALILYLWALMYAPKVGWIVALLYAVFCALRLARFNAQIDSDAQPRKLAGFFTGIPAPAGAGLAMLPLYIWLWSGEELARSPWIVTPWVAFVGLLMVSSLATYSWKSLRLRRNVRFEALVMVAILLAALVTVPWQTLTLVCIAYLATLPFSIRAYRRTMQPLAAVSAPGAVPPAA encoded by the coding sequence ATGAGCCTTCGTCCCCGACCTCTGCGGCGTGGCATCCCGCTTCGCGCGATCGCGCCCAACGCCATTACCGCGCTGGCGCTTTGCTCCGGGCTGACCGGGGTTCGCTACGCGATCAGCGAGAATTGGGAACGGGCGGTCCTGATGATCCTGATCGCCGCATTGCTTGACGGGATCGATGGACAGGTGGCGCGCATGGTGCGCGGCGAGAGCAGGTTCGGGGCAGAACTGGACAGCCTGTCCGATGCGATCTCGTTTGGCGTCGCGCCGGCGTTGATCCTGTATCTTTGGGCGTTGATGTACGCGCCCAAGGTCGGCTGGATCGTCGCATTGCTCTATGCCGTATTCTGCGCATTGCGGCTTGCCCGGTTCAATGCGCAGATCGACAGCGATGCCCAGCCGCGCAAGCTGGCCGGCTTCTTTACCGGCATACCGGCACCGGCGGGTGCCGGGCTCGCCATGCTTCCACTCTATATCTGGCTGTGGAGCGGCGAGGAGCTGGCGCGTTCGCCCTGGATCGTCACCCCCTGGGTCGCATTTGTCGGATTGCTGATGGTGTCGAGCCTGGCCACCTACTCGTGGAAATCGCTGCGCCTGCGCCGGAACGTCCGGTTCGAGGCGCTGGTGATGGTTGCAATCCTGCTCGCCGCGCTGGTCACGGTGCCCTGGCAGACGCTGACACTGGTGTGCATCGCCTATCTCGCGACGTTGCCCTTCAGCATTCGCGCCTATCGCCGGACTATGCAGCCGCTCGCAGCGGTGTCGGCACCCGGCGCGGTGCCGCCCGCGGCATAA
- the rpsB gene encoding 30S ribosomal protein S2 — protein sequence MAAPVVSMQQLLESGAHFGHQTHRWNPKMKPYIFGDRNGVHIIDLSQTVPLFARALDFISSTVASGGKVLFVGTKRQAQDAIAEAARKSNQHFVNHRWLGGMLTNWKTISNSIKRLKTLEEQLSGDTHGLTKKEVLNLTREKDKLELSLGGIRDMGGVPDIMFVIDANKEELAIKEANTLGIPVVAILDSNVSPDGIAFPVPANDDASRAIRLYCEAVAIAATRGNNQAQMSSGDFGAAEVPPVEAAIVEPAPAVEAEPEAPAASTDPETAAEGERQIDA from the coding sequence ATGGCGGCTCCAGTCGTCTCCATGCAGCAGTTGCTCGAATCGGGCGCACACTTCGGTCACCAGACGCATCGCTGGAACCCGAAGATGAAGCCGTATATCTTCGGCGACCGCAACGGCGTGCACATCATCGACCTGTCGCAGACCGTCCCGCTGTTCGCGCGCGCGCTGGACTTCATCAGCTCGACCGTCGCTTCGGGCGGCAAGGTGCTGTTCGTCGGCACCAAGCGCCAGGCGCAGGACGCGATTGCCGAAGCAGCGCGCAAGTCGAACCAGCATTTCGTCAACCATCGCTGGCTGGGCGGCATGCTCACCAACTGGAAGACCATCAGCAACTCGATCAAGCGCCTCAAGACGCTCGAAGAGCAGCTGTCGGGTGACACGCACGGCCTGACCAAAAAGGAAGTGCTGAACCTGACGCGCGAGAAGGACAAGCTCGAGCTGTCGCTCGGCGGCATCCGCGACATGGGCGGCGTTCCCGACATCATGTTCGTGATCGACGCGAACAAGGAAGAGCTGGCGATCAAGGAAGCCAATACGCTCGGCATCCCGGTCGTCGCGATCCTCGATTCGAACGTCTCGCCCGACGGCATCGCATTCCCGGTTCCGGCGAATGACGACGCCAGCCGCGCGATCCGCCTGTACTGCGAAGCCGTCGCCATCGCGGCGACCCGCGGCAACAACCAGGCGCAGATGAGCAGCGGCGATTTCGGCGCGGCCGAAGTTCCGCCGGTCGAAGCCGCCATCGTCGAGCCGGCCCCGGCCGTCGAAGCCGAGCCGGAAGCTCCGGCCGCATCGACCGACCCGGAAACCGCAGCCGAGGGCGAGCGCCAGATCGACGCGTAA
- the tsf gene encoding translation elongation factor Ts: MAEITAAAVKELREKSGAGMMDCKKALTENNGDIEAATDWLRSKGLAAAAKKSSRTAAEGLVGVAVAGTKGVAVEVNSQTDFVAKNEIFQGFVREVTGVALEQGIDDFEALKAQAITGGTIDEVLVANIATIGENQVLRRAKKVEVTNGAVIPYVHNAAAPGLGKIGVLVALESDAGVDVLEPLGKQIAMHIAAAFPLALSIEDLDPEVVEREAAILREKNADKIVGKSEEVAAKILNGPVEKFKKENALLTQAFVMDGKTPVGDVIAQAGKDAGASIKLVDYVRFQLGEGIEKEESDFAAEVAATAAAAG; this comes from the coding sequence ATGGCCGAGATCACTGCAGCAGCCGTCAAGGAACTGCGCGAGAAGAGCGGCGCCGGCATGATGGACTGCAAGAAGGCGCTGACCGAGAATAACGGCGACATCGAAGCGGCCACCGACTGGCTGCGTTCGAAGGGCCTGGCCGCCGCTGCCAAGAAGTCCAGCCGCACTGCGGCCGAGGGTCTGGTCGGCGTCGCCGTCGCGGGCACCAAGGGCGTGGCCGTCGAGGTCAACTCGCAGACCGACTTCGTCGCGAAGAACGAAATCTTCCAGGGCTTTGTCCGCGAAGTGACCGGCGTTGCGCTGGAGCAGGGCATCGATGACTTCGAGGCGCTGAAGGCTCAGGCGATCACCGGCGGCACCATCGACGAAGTGCTGGTCGCCAACATCGCGACGATCGGCGAGAATCAGGTGCTGCGTCGCGCGAAGAAGGTCGAAGTGACCAACGGCGCGGTGATCCCGTACGTCCACAACGCTGCCGCCCCGGGTCTGGGCAAGATCGGCGTGCTCGTCGCGCTCGAATCGGACGCGGGCGTCGACGTTCTGGAGCCGCTGGGCAAGCAGATCGCGATGCACATCGCCGCTGCCTTCCCGCTGGCGCTGTCGATCGAAGACCTCGACCCGGAGGTCGTCGAGCGTGAAGCCGCGATCCTGCGCGAGAAGAACGCCGACAAGATCGTCGGCAAGTCCGAAGAGGTCGCTGCCAAGATCCTCAACGGCCCGGTCGAGAAGTTCAAGAAGGAGAACGCGCTGCTCACCCAGGCGTTCGTCATGGACGGCAAGACCCCGGTCGGCGACGTGATCGCCCAGGCGGGCAAGGACGCCGGCGCGTCGATCAAGTTGGTCGACTACGTCCGCTTCCAGCTCGGCGAAGGAATCGAGAAGGAAGAGAGCGACTTCGCGGCGGAAGTCGCGGCGACGGCGGCTGCGGCTGGCTGA
- a CDS encoding TonB-dependent receptor, translated as MIKAVLAIAALGVALPVVAQDLASQEVVVTGSRVEQDSYERDMPAVGLRRTADFLVQEVAIRGDTRDPKLRGTEIRQMLARAVEMAGKHGVQLAFGDYILTPLTVANLDEVTLSNDNRPDSQKVEFLVKAPLGGKESGASAEKRIEAYVDAVPEVGRAQMDISGDSSLSIVGPDQYRLQIAESVMADARSLSERMGAGYAVTIEGLNMPVLWTRAGPSDVLLYIPYKLVIVPKR; from the coding sequence ATGATCAAGGCAGTTCTGGCGATTGCTGCGCTGGGCGTGGCGCTTCCCGTGGTGGCGCAGGACCTTGCGTCGCAAGAGGTCGTGGTCACTGGCAGCCGGGTCGAGCAGGATAGCTATGAGCGCGACATGCCCGCGGTAGGCCTGCGCCGGACCGCCGACTTTCTGGTTCAGGAAGTCGCAATTCGCGGTGACACGCGCGATCCCAAGCTGCGCGGGACCGAAATCCGCCAGATGCTGGCCCGCGCGGTCGAGATGGCGGGAAAGCATGGCGTCCAGCTGGCGTTCGGCGACTATATCTTGACGCCGCTGACCGTTGCCAATCTCGACGAGGTCACGCTGTCCAACGACAATCGCCCTGACAGCCAGAAGGTCGAATTTCTGGTCAAGGCACCGCTCGGCGGCAAGGAGAGCGGAGCGAGCGCGGAAAAGCGGATCGAAGCCTATGTCGATGCCGTTCCCGAGGTCGGCCGCGCACAGATGGACATCAGCGGCGATTCGTCGCTGTCGATCGTCGGGCCGGACCAGTACCGGCTTCAGATTGCCGAAAGCGTGATGGCCGACGCCCGCAGTTTGTCGGAGCGGATGGGCGCGGGATATGCGGTGACGATCGAGGGGCTGAATATGCCGGTCCTGTGGACACGGGCGGGGCCGTCCGATGTGCTGCTCTACATCCCGTACAAGCTGGTGATCGTCCCGAAGCGCTGA
- the frr gene encoding ribosome recycling factor, translating into MAAYDKADLERRMNGAVESLKHDLGGLRTGRASTTLLEPVTVEVYGSHMPLNQVATVSAPEPRMLSVQVWDKSNVGPVDKAIRSAGLGLNPIVDGQNLRLPIPDLTEERRKELAKLASKYAENARIAVRNVRRDGMDSLKTDEKKGEFGEDDRKRHEGEVQKLTDATIAEIDAAAAAKEKEILGK; encoded by the coding sequence ATGGCCGCATATGACAAGGCCGATCTGGAGCGCCGGATGAACGGCGCCGTCGAATCGCTCAAGCATGATCTGGGCGGACTGCGGACCGGTCGCGCGAGTACCACGCTGCTCGAGCCTGTGACGGTCGAGGTCTATGGATCGCATATGCCGCTCAATCAGGTCGCGACGGTGTCGGCGCCCGAGCCGCGCATGCTGTCGGTGCAGGTGTGGGACAAGTCGAATGTCGGCCCGGTCGACAAGGCGATCCGGTCCGCCGGGCTTGGTCTCAACCCGATCGTCGACGGGCAGAATCTGCGCTTGCCGATCCCGGACCTGACCGAGGAGCGCCGCAAGGAACTTGCCAAGCTGGCCAGCAAATATGCGGAGAACGCCCGCATCGCGGTGCGCAACGTGCGCCGCGATGGGATGGACAGCCTGAAGACCGACGAGAAGAAGGGCGAGTTCGGTGAGGATGACCGCAAGCGCCACGAGGGCGAGGTCCAGAAGCTGACCGACGCCACGATTGCGGAGATCGACGCTGCTGCGGCGGCGAAGGAAAAGGAAATCCTCGGCAAGTGA